The sequence agtattttttgtATAGAAACAGACTCCCTTGTTTTGCCGATTTTCTCACTGTTAGGGGACCACATTTTTACTGATCTGATCTGGTAGTTGTAATTTTTTACTAACACAGCATTGCTGTATTTTGCATGAACAGTAGGGGAGGCCCCCACTGGAGATTTGCTGTATCTGTAGGCTCAGTAGAGTCTCAGTAGACATAAGTTTGTTTCTGTAGCTAACTCACCTCCTTCCATTTTCTTGCCTTACGGCTTTTCCTTCAATTAATCCTACTAGGATAAATTAGTTTCTTTATTCCCCATTTAGACTGCAGTTAAAAAACACTAGCAAGATCTTATTTGCTTCCTCTACAGCTTGCAACTTCAAGCAATCTTTCCTAAGTTGTTTCTGTGCGTCAGAAAAATGCTTGTAGTTTCTGCATTTCTGTGTTGATTTTCCGTGTTATAGTACACTGGGTCGGCACCATCCATCGTGTTTCTCCTGCTATTTATGTAGCTTGTCCCACTGCATTGATCCATCTCCATGGTTTTCTCACAGTTTCAGGTCAAGAAGAACATGAGCTGGTTCACCTCCATGAGCCATCTCAGGCAGGTGTGCATGTATCAGTCGCTCACGAGGAACTCCGCATGGTGGCCTCTTCGGTTCTTGGAGCAGAGTCCTGGCTCAGGACCCATGTCCTGGCACACTACCCCTCAGAGCACATCACCACCATCGTTGTAGGCCATGGCGTCACCTGCAACCATGGTTGCGAGCTCCTCTCGCTTCGCCTCTCACACGCCGTCAAGAATCTGCACCACTCTCTGGTGCGGTGGGGCCTTGTTGATGATATCAAGGTCACAGCTGCATCCACCATGTGCGTGAGGGACAGAGGTGTTCTGAAGAGGAGGCTCTATGGTAGGCACCACTTGCCACCGTCGCTCACGTTCCCGCCACCGCAACCGCCTGCAGGGTTGACAAATTTGCCTCCGCCGCCAGGAGTGCCACTGTCCTTTGCACCAAATTACCCGCCTGAAGTTGTCCCGTCAGTTCCACCCACTTCTACTGTGCCGGTGCGCTCTCCAGTTGCTGTGCCAGCAAGCCCACCGCCCGCGGTGTCTGCTAGTCCACCTTCCACAATGCCCTCTAGCCCACCCACATCAACGCCTGCTAGTCCGCCTGAGGCTGCGGACGGCATAGCCCCATTGGCGATGCCGCCGCCATGCTTGGCTCCGCAGGCAGCAGCAATGTCGCCGCCTCCTTGGTCCAGTGAAGGTGGGAATGGTGGTGGGGGTTTGTGGTGTGTGGCCAAGCCGACTGTACCGGAAGACAAGCTGCAGGAAGCAATGGACTATGCTTGCGGCCAGGATGGAGTCGATTGCCAGGAGATTGCAGCTGGAGGAAGGTGCTTCTACCCAGACAACATTGCATCGCACGCGTCATATGCGTTCAATAGCTATTGGCAGAAAATGAGGCGGATCGGTGGGGACTGCAATTTCGGTGGTACTGCTGTGCTGATCAATTCTGACCCAAGTGAGGCTTCTTTAACATCTGCAGTTCATGTACATCACATGCAACCTGAATTTACAGTTTGTATTCAGTTTTTATTTAGTGGGGTAAATTGTGATGCTTGTATTTGTTATTAACTCATATAATCTGATTGCTTAAATGTTGTGATTGTTAACTTTACCTTACGGCATTTTTTGTTTTAGTGGTCAATAGAATAGTAGATAGGAATAGAATAGAATTGTAGGGTGCCCATTATTTTAGATCTGTTGTACATAGAAGAGCCAAGTAGTCTCAAATGTTTAGTAGTGCTTGCAGTGCCAGTGATGAATCCACTTCTATGTTGTTAGGCCCTTGATGTCACATTAGCCATTTCTCCATCATTGGTGTACATCATAGGCATTGAATTAGCCAACCAGGGATTACAAGCTATGATAGTTCAAGTgaagtttttatttatttattttgtattaactGTTAGGCTATAGTGGTATATTCGTATATCTGCACCGAATTTAATTTATATATTCTGTTTACGCTGTTGCCAACTCGATGAAATCATGTTGACTTCTCTGAAGATTTTTTCCTGCTAAAAATTATGAAGCTTCATTGCTATTTGCTCGCAAGAAATTGTAAATAGGGTTGATTATATGAATATTTTTGTGCTTATATGAGTTCATGCGGTGTTCAATAGTCTATCTGTGCTACCATCCTTCGCAGTCGTAATCCGAGACTCCACACTATTAATTATGTTGTGGTTCTGTTACTTGTAGAATTCTTGGGCACAAATGTTTGGTACTAATACAAGTAGCGTATAGAGTCTTGTTTGCTAGCTTTACCCTGGATATAAGGCCTATGCCACCACCCCCTCTGCACCTATCCTTTGTTATGATGTTCActgtttgaagctataaataaaTAAGCATTGTGAGATTTGGTACATGCTTGGCTTACTGGTTTCTTGTTGGTAGACAGTGTGCTCCCGTTTGTCCACAGTTCCCCTACGCAGTGTAACTTTTGAAAGCTATG is a genomic window of Phragmites australis chromosome 24, lpPhrAust1.1, whole genome shotgun sequence containing:
- the LOC133906991 gene encoding sulfated surface glycoprotein 185, yielding MEFLVLFLVVSSSLVLPSLGLAVSGQEEHELVHLHEPSQAGVHVSVAHEELRMVASSVLGAESWLRTHVLAHYPSEHITTIVVGHGVTCNHGCELLSLRLSHAVKNLHHSLVRWGLVDDIKVTAASTMCVRDRGVLKRRLYGRHHLPPSLTFPPPQPPAGLTNLPPPPGVPLSFAPNYPPEVVPSVPPTSTVPVRSPVAVPASPPPAVSASPPSTMPSSPPTSTPASPPEAADGIAPLAMPPPCLAPQAAAMSPPPWSSEGGNGGGGLWCVAKPTVPEDKLQEAMDYACGQDGVDCQEIAAGGRCFYPDNIASHASYAFNSYWQKMRRIGGDCNFGGTAVLINSDPSYLQCRFMLG